A part of Aurantimicrobium sp. MWH-Uga1 genomic DNA contains:
- a CDS encoding cysteine desulfurase family protein produces the protein MAYLDHAASTPVRPEAAKAYTDALELAGNPSSVHRHGQAARALVEDAREYLATVLGCEPIEIIFTSGGTESINLALVGLFRASVEKDAKRNRIIVPEAEHHATLDTVLWLQEHEGAVLEWISVDSLGRIDIYELAETLERAGSAVALMTMLWANNEVGTIQPAVDVAALAAQHKVPLHIDAVSAFGHIPINFAQLREETGAEGATGLVAMSLSGHKFGSVPGVGLLIASRHAQLEPLIHGGGQQRGLRSGTLDAPAISSMAIAALMTDIGFAEQTTRLSTLRDLTIAKVQELVPDAILSGDRVNRLDNNVNFTFPGCQSDSLLFLLDAMGVSVSTGSACQAGVAQPSHVLLAMGYDEKGASSAIRVSLGHSTTEEELEEFFAALPEAYERARKAGTTS, from the coding sequence ATGGCTTATCTCGACCATGCCGCCTCCACTCCAGTGCGGCCCGAAGCAGCCAAGGCTTACACAGACGCTCTTGAACTAGCAGGAAACCCCTCTTCAGTTCACCGTCACGGTCAAGCGGCTCGAGCACTTGTTGAAGACGCTAGGGAATATTTGGCTACTGTGCTCGGGTGTGAACCTATCGAAATCATCTTTACCTCTGGTGGAACCGAATCAATCAACCTCGCCCTAGTCGGACTCTTTCGGGCATCTGTCGAGAAGGACGCTAAGCGTAATCGCATTATTGTTCCTGAAGCTGAACACCATGCCACCTTAGACACCGTCCTGTGGTTGCAAGAGCATGAGGGTGCGGTACTCGAGTGGATCTCCGTCGACAGTCTGGGTCGCATAGATATCTATGAACTTGCAGAGACTCTCGAGCGTGCCGGTAGTGCTGTAGCTCTGATGACCATGTTGTGGGCAAATAACGAAGTTGGCACCATCCAGCCCGCGGTGGACGTGGCAGCGCTCGCCGCACAACACAAGGTTCCTCTCCATATCGATGCGGTTTCTGCTTTTGGCCATATCCCCATCAACTTTGCTCAGCTGCGTGAAGAAACAGGTGCAGAAGGAGCAACAGGTCTTGTTGCAATGAGTCTTTCTGGTCACAAGTTCGGTTCCGTGCCCGGTGTCGGTCTTCTCATCGCCAGCAGGCACGCCCAGCTGGAACCGCTTATTCATGGCGGGGGACAGCAGCGTGGTCTGCGCAGCGGAACACTCGATGCTCCAGCCATCTCTTCGATGGCTATTGCCGCGTTGATGACTGACATAGGTTTTGCTGAGCAAACCACACGATTGAGCACACTGCGTGATCTGACTATTGCGAAAGTGCAGGAATTGGTTCCGGACGCCATCCTCAGTGGTGATCGAGTTAACCGCCTCGATAACAATGTCAACTTCACTTTCCCTGGGTGCCAGAGTGATTCATTGTTATTTTTGCTCGATGCCATGGGGGTCTCCGTCTCGACTGGCTCTGCATGTCAGGCAGGCGTCGCCCAGCCTTCCCACGTATTACTCGCCATGGGGTACGACGAAAAGGGAGCATCTTCTGCTATCAGAGTCTCGCTAGGTCACAGCACTACCGAGGAAGAACTCGAAGAATTCTTTGCTGCTTTGCCCGAGGCCTATGAGCGCGCCCGCAAGGCGGGCACCACTTCCTAG
- the mnmA gene encoding tRNA 2-thiouridine(34) synthase MnmA → MRVLAAMSGGVDSAVAAARAVEAGHDVVGVHLALSRMPGTLRTGARGCCTIEDSMDAQRAATLLGIPYYVWDFSERFKSDVVEDFISEYQAGRTPNPCMRCNEKIKFAALMEKALALGFDAVCTGHYANVVPDAHGNLELHRASAWAKDQSYVLGVLTSEQLAHAMFPLGDTPSKDLIRAEAAQRGLSVAQKPDSHDICFIPDGDTRGWLADKVGISEGDIVDTEGNKLGTHEGTPGFTIGQRKGLHIGTPAPDGQPRFVLEIRPKTNTVVVGPREALDITEIAGTSYTWCGQAQENPETAFDVDVQIRAHADPVPAIAQLVGDELVVRPTTPLNSVAAGQTAVIYVGTRVLGQFTISRTVSDLNTVLTEKVST, encoded by the coding sequence ATGCGTGTTTTAGCGGCGATGAGTGGTGGAGTGGATTCAGCCGTTGCTGCTGCGCGCGCTGTGGAAGCTGGTCATGACGTTGTGGGTGTTCACCTTGCCCTCAGTCGCATGCCAGGAACTCTCCGCACTGGAGCTCGAGGTTGCTGCACCATCGAGGATTCGATGGACGCCCAGCGTGCTGCCACACTCCTGGGAATTCCCTATTACGTGTGGGATTTCTCAGAACGCTTTAAATCAGACGTGGTGGAAGATTTCATTTCCGAATATCAGGCAGGGCGAACACCAAATCCCTGTATGCGCTGTAACGAGAAGATCAAGTTTGCTGCCCTGATGGAGAAAGCGCTGGCATTAGGTTTTGATGCCGTGTGCACCGGCCACTACGCCAACGTTGTTCCAGATGCTCACGGAAATCTTGAACTCCACCGGGCAAGTGCCTGGGCCAAAGATCAGTCTTATGTTCTTGGTGTCCTCACCAGTGAGCAGTTAGCTCACGCCATGTTCCCTCTAGGGGATACCCCGTCCAAGGATCTCATCCGCGCCGAAGCTGCACAGCGTGGCTTGAGCGTTGCGCAAAAGCCCGACAGTCATGACATTTGTTTCATCCCCGATGGAGACACTCGAGGCTGGTTGGCAGACAAAGTCGGTATCAGTGAGGGCGACATCGTTGACACTGAAGGCAACAAGCTCGGTACCCACGAAGGAACTCCTGGTTTCACCATTGGTCAACGTAAGGGACTTCACATTGGAACCCCCGCCCCCGATGGTCAGCCTCGGTTTGTCCTTGAAATTCGCCCCAAGACCAACACCGTCGTGGTTGGCCCTCGCGAAGCACTCGACATCACTGAGATTGCAGGCACCAGTTACACCTGGTGTGGCCAGGCGCAAGAAAACCCTGAAACTGCTTTTGATGTTGATGTTCAAATCAGAGCTCACGCAGATCCAGTTCCTGCGATAGCTCAGTTGGTTGGTGACGAACTTGTCGTTCGTCCGACCACCCCACTGAACTCCGTCGCAGCCGGGCAAACAGCTGTCATTTATGTGGGCACGAGAGTATTGGGTCAGTTCACAATTTCTCGCACTGTCAGCGATCTCAACACGGTTCTCACTGAAAAGGTCTCCACATGA